The genomic region ATAATTGAACGCTCGTTAAATATTGGTTTAGATCTTAATAATGTCATTAATAGGTTAAGGGATTGGTATGACTCAGCATCTAAACGGTTGCTTACGCAGTTAGATAGATTCCCCATTATGTGTGGGTCGAAGGCAATAACCATTAGTTATAGCTCAGCGGTTAAGGCAGCTCTGTCGAGGTGGGGTAAATGCATTGATGTTCTATACGTGATGGAGTCAAGGCCTGGCAATGAGGTTATCCAGGCGATAAGTGATTACTCAAATTACGTGGGTAATGTGGTTCCAATACCAGACTCCGCAATTGCCCATTTTATGAGGAACGTTAATTACGTAATCTCCGGGGCAGATGGGCTGTATAGTGATGGCTATTTCCTTAATAAGGTTGGTACGGAGCCCCTATTCATTGTTGCGCATAGATTTGACGTTAACACGATAGT from Vulcanisaeta distributa DSM 14429 harbors:
- a CDS encoding initiation factor 2B, whose translation is MSIDDILRELREDRVHGASWYFLKGIEVIRIAIERGLEPSDIKALLNELRGVRPGMASIMNLADIIERSLNIGLDLNNVINRLRDWYDSASKRLLTQLDRFPIMCGSKAITISYSSAVKAALSRWGKCIDVLYVMESRPGNEVIQAISDYSNYVGNVVPIPDSAIAHFMRNVNYVISGADGLYSDGYFLNKVGTEPLFIVAHRFDVNTIVIAESYKAVSGCVGEVYMVDFHIDNQGVQVPLFDEVPLELIDYLITDLNIIKKPKPENIENLRELLINNVLNPSG